Proteins from a genomic interval of Methanofollis formosanus:
- the rpoA2 gene encoding DNA-directed RNA polymerase subunit A'', with translation MRATIEAADVPDSTKNDMIKYLEDKELTPEQFETIMNGITKEYTRTRIEPCEACGIIAAQSLGEPGTQMTMRTFHYAGVAEINVTLGLPRLIEIMDARKEPSTPTMTIYLQPEYASDRDRAREVSWQIEAAPLHEFGDIVTDMANMKVEMRLNPAVCDKRKISVEEIMERAPQKIKDRRHYRDFESDSDVAEARITFYPKNESYQNLFQLAEHVRGVIVQGIDDIERVVVRKEKGEYILYTEGSNLKDVFEVVGVDTTRTRTNNINEISQILGIEAARNAIIDEMKNTLGEQGISVDVRHIMLIADMMCMDGEVKQIGRHGIAGEKESVLSRAAFEVTVNHLLDAAVAHETDILNGVTENVIVGQPIQLGTGDVKLIAKPLHQEN, from the coding sequence ATGCGGGCCACCATCGAAGCGGCCGATGTCCCCGACAGTACCAAAAACGACATGATCAAGTACCTCGAAGACAAGGAGTTGACCCCTGAACAGTTCGAGACGATCATGAACGGGATCACCAAAGAATACACACGGACCAGGATCGAGCCCTGCGAGGCCTGCGGGATCATCGCAGCCCAGTCCCTGGGCGAGCCCGGTACGCAGATGACGATGCGTACGTTCCACTACGCGGGTGTGGCCGAGATCAACGTTACCCTCGGTCTCCCGCGTCTCATCGAGATCATGGACGCCCGCAAGGAACCGTCCACCCCGACGATGACCATCTATCTCCAGCCGGAGTATGCCTCGGACCGTGACAGGGCCCGTGAGGTCTCCTGGCAGATCGAGGCGGCGCCGCTCCACGAATTCGGCGACATCGTCACCGACATGGCCAACATGAAGGTGGAGATGCGGCTGAACCCCGCGGTCTGCGACAAGCGCAAGATCTCGGTGGAGGAGATCATGGAGCGGGCTCCGCAGAAGATCAAGGACCGCCGCCACTACCGGGACTTCGAGTCCGACTCGGACGTCGCCGAGGCGAGGATCACCTTCTACCCCAAAAACGAGAGTTACCAGAATCTCTTCCAGCTTGCCGAGCATGTCAGAGGCGTGATCGTGCAGGGGATCGACGACATCGAGCGGGTCGTCGTTCGGAAAGAGAAGGGAGAGTATATACTTTATACTGAAGGCTCCAACCTAAAAGACGTGTTCGAGGTCGTGGGTGTCGACACCACCCGTACCCGCACAAACAATATCAACGAGATCTCCCAGATTCTCGGGATCGAAGCGGCACGAAACGCGATCATCGACGAGATGAAGAACACCCTGGGCGAACAGGGTATCTCGGTCGATGTGCGCCACATCATGCTCATTGCAGATATGATGTGCATGGACGGCGAGGTCAAGCAGATCGGGAGGCACGGGATCGCAGGCGAGAAGGAGAGCGTCCTTTCGCGTGCAGCCTTCGAGGTGACGGTCAACCACCTCCTCGATGCGGCGGTCGCCCATGAGACCGATATCCTCAACGGCGTGACCGAGAACGTCATCGTCGGCCAGCCGATCCAGCTCGGGACCGGGGACGTCAAGTTGATTGCAAAACCCTTACACCAGGAGAATTAA
- a CDS encoding 50S ribosomal protein L30e, with translation MDFNESLRRAIKTGEVFLGQNSTEECVKAGKAKLVVVAKNCPAAFKEAMLGREDVETYVYNDSGVQLGKACGKPFVVSALAIVDAGESDILSIKRA, from the coding sequence ATGGACTTTAACGAGTCTTTAAGAAGAGCTATAAAAACCGGAGAGGTCTTCCTTGGGCAGAACTCGACCGAAGAGTGTGTCAAGGCAGGGAAGGCCAAACTCGTAGTCGTCGCAAAGAACTGCCCTGCAGCGTTCAAAGAGGCCATGCTGGGCCGCGAGGACGTCGAGACATATGTCTACAATGATTCAGGTGTCCAGCTCGGGAAAGCATGCGGAAAGCCGTTTGTTGTCAGCGCACTCGCCATTGTAGACGCGGGTGAGTCCGACATCCTCAGCATCAAGAGGGCCTAA
- a CDS encoding NusA-like transcription termination signal-binding factor: protein MAEIKITEDCMRLISQFENMTGAGSRDCIVDERNDRIIFVINPGDMGLAIGKRGSTIKKASEVFGKRIEVVEYSDEPEQFIKNCFLPAQVTSVAFEEDEEVGTVAYVDVKAEERGLAIGKEGKNIFKAKKLAARQHSIGDVQLVQDDEGF from the coding sequence ATGGCGGAAATTAAAATTACCGAAGACTGCATGCGGTTGATCTCCCAGTTCGAGAACATGACCGGCGCCGGGAGCCGCGACTGTATCGTCGACGAGCGGAACGACCGGATCATATTTGTCATCAATCCTGGCGATATGGGGCTTGCAATCGGGAAGCGGGGTTCGACGATCAAGAAGGCGTCCGAGGTCTTCGGCAAGAGGATCGAGGTCGTCGAGTACTCGGACGAGCCCGAACAGTTCATCAAGAACTGTTTCCTGCCCGCCCAGGTCACTTCTGTCGCTTTCGAAGAGGATGAAGAGGTCGGGACGGTTGCGTATGTGGACGTAAAGGCCGAAGAACGCGGTCTTGCCATCGGGAAGGAGGGCAAGAACATTTTCAAGGCAAAGAAGCTCGCAGCACGGCAGCACAGCATCGGAGATGTGCAGCTCGTGCAGGACGACGAGGGCTTCTAA
- a CDS encoding flavodoxin family protein yields the protein MVLKALFLNCTLKYSPEVSNTEALIRKAAAIFHDLEVESEVVRVTDYAVRFGTSSDEGDGDEWARILQKIKDCDILVIGSPIWFGVRSSVAQLVIERLDGTYAEGDPGSGQYPLYGKVAGVIVTGNEDGAHTVAAHTLFNLTHLGCTVPPNADCYWVGDAGPGPSYIEAGGDRHLYTNRTVRYMVHNLAFMAGLLKEHPIPTNLKALDEEARAVSR from the coding sequence ATGGTACTGAAGGCGCTCTTTCTCAACTGCACCCTGAAATACTCCCCTGAGGTCTCGAACACCGAGGCGTTGATCCGCAAGGCCGCGGCGATCTTCCATGACCTGGAGGTGGAGAGCGAGGTGGTGCGGGTCACCGACTATGCCGTCAGGTTCGGGACGTCGTCGGACGAGGGGGATGGTGACGAGTGGGCGCGGATCCTCCAAAAGATCAAAGACTGTGATATCCTGGTGATCGGGTCGCCGATCTGGTTCGGGGTCAGGTCATCGGTGGCTCAGCTGGTCATCGAGCGTCTGGACGGAACCTATGCCGAGGGCGACCCCGGGAGCGGGCAGTACCCCCTGTACGGGAAGGTGGCCGGGGTGATCGTCACCGGCAACGAGGACGGGGCCCACACGGTGGCGGCCCACACGCTCTTCAACCTCACCCATCTGGGTTGCACCGTCCCGCCGAATGCCGACTGCTACTGGGTGGGAGACGCGGGGCCAGGGCCGAGTTATATCGAGGCCGGGGGCGACCGCCACCTGTACACCAACCGGACGGTCCGCTACATGGTCCACAACCTCGCGTTCATGGCCGGACTCCTGAAGGAGCACCCGATCCCGACGAACCTGAAGGCGCTCGACGAGGAGGCGAGGGCGGTCAGCCGGTGA
- a CDS encoding VOC family protein, whose product MEIAFRGPVLFVRDIERAKEFYINVLEQEVSLDLGVNVGFVGGLALWERGYVNDLLFEGKMAADEGAPRMEVYFETREIREVARRAGAAGVRFLHPLTEQPWAQLAVRFYDPDGHLIEVAEPMDAVVLRLANEGLSEAEIAERTFLPGPVVAAFLRGECCD is encoded by the coding sequence ATGGAGATCGCATTCAGGGGCCCGGTCCTCTTTGTCAGGGACATTGAGCGTGCAAAGGAATTCTATATCAACGTCCTGGAACAGGAGGTGAGCCTGGACCTGGGGGTGAATGTCGGGTTTGTCGGGGGACTTGCCCTCTGGGAGCGAGGGTACGTGAACGACCTCCTCTTTGAGGGGAAGATGGCGGCAGACGAGGGGGCTCCACGAATGGAGGTGTACTTCGAGACGAGAGAGATCAGGGAGGTGGCACGCCGCGCCGGGGCGGCCGGGGTCAGGTTCCTCCACCCTCTCACCGAACAGCCCTGGGCCCAGTTGGCGGTGCGGTTCTACGACCCTGACGGCCACCTGATCGAGGTGGCCGAACCGATGGACGCGGTGGTCCTCCGCCTCGCCAACGAGGGGCTCTCCGAGGCGGAGATCGCAGAGCGGACCTTCCTCCCCGGACCGGTGGTCGCGGCGTTCCTCCGCGGAGAGTGCTGTGACTGA
- a CDS encoding DUF6141 family protein: protein MTEVRFREVQHLSHPLIWLIVIGITALAWWSAVQQLFLGVPFGTNPAPDEVVVLIFVIFGLLFPLFALVMTLTVEMREDGIYYRLFPLHLTFRVIPWVEIRDMEACTYRPLAEFGGWGIRWGGRNRRAYTTGGNRGVRVHLRDGRMILLGSREPEVLVAAGRTVRGAPACPCTSQA from the coding sequence GTGACTGAGGTGAGGTTCAGGGAGGTGCAACACCTCTCCCATCCCCTGATCTGGCTGATCGTCATCGGGATCACTGCGCTGGCCTGGTGGTCGGCGGTGCAGCAACTCTTCCTTGGCGTGCCCTTCGGGACCAATCCTGCTCCCGACGAAGTGGTCGTCCTCATCTTCGTCATCTTCGGCCTGCTCTTCCCTCTCTTCGCTCTCGTCATGACCCTCACGGTCGAGATGCGGGAGGATGGGATCTATTACCGACTCTTCCCGCTTCACCTCACCTTCAGGGTGATCCCCTGGGTGGAGATCAGGGACATGGAGGCCTGCACCTACCGCCCCCTGGCCGAGTTCGGAGGGTGGGGGATCAGGTGGGGCGGCCGGAACCGGAGGGCCTACACCACCGGGGGCAACCGCGGGGTGCGAGTACATCTGAGAGACGGGCGTATGATCCTCCTCGGGAGCCGGGAGCCGGAGGTGCTCGTTGCCGCGGGGCGGACAGTCAGGGGTGCTCCCGCATGTCCATGTACCTCACAAGCCTGA
- a CDS encoding DUF475 domain-containing protein, which yields MLDLLGIVLTVAGLCLFETISSIDNAIINAEVLGTMGERARRWFLLWGLLLAVFVVRGVLPWLIVWATTPALGPVGALTATFSDDPAVAGAIEESAPILLAFGGTFLVFLFLHWIFLEPKEFGLRGERYFAEKGVWFYAAVSVALAVIVWFAINRQPLMAFGAVMGSTAFFIVQGFRNNAELKEQQLKEAQLSDISKIFYLEVIDATFSIDGVLGAFAFTFSVPLIILGNGIGAVVVRQVTVGNIERIRRYVFLKNGAMYSILCLGLVMLLDAFGLHIPSYVSPVVTFAVVGYFMYKSVRLVRYMDMREHP from the coding sequence ATGCTCGACCTCCTCGGGATCGTCCTCACGGTGGCGGGCCTCTGTCTTTTCGAGACCATCTCCTCCATCGACAACGCCATCATCAACGCCGAGGTACTCGGGACGATGGGGGAGCGGGCCAGGCGCTGGTTCCTTCTCTGGGGTCTGCTTCTTGCGGTATTTGTGGTGCGGGGCGTCCTGCCCTGGCTCATCGTCTGGGCGACGACCCCGGCCCTCGGCCCGGTCGGGGCGCTCACCGCCACCTTCTCCGACGACCCGGCGGTGGCCGGGGCGATCGAGGAGTCGGCACCCATCCTTCTTGCCTTCGGCGGGACATTCCTGGTCTTTCTCTTTCTCCACTGGATCTTTCTCGAACCCAAGGAGTTCGGGCTGCGGGGCGAACGCTACTTTGCCGAGAAGGGCGTCTGGTTCTATGCCGCTGTCTCGGTGGCCCTTGCCGTCATCGTCTGGTTTGCGATCAACCGCCAACCACTCATGGCCTTCGGCGCGGTCATGGGCTCGACGGCATTTTTTATCGTGCAGGGGTTCCGGAACAACGCCGAACTCAAAGAACAGCAACTGAAAGAGGCACAACTCTCTGACATCTCGAAGATCTTCTACCTCGAGGTGATCGACGCTACCTTCTCCATCGACGGCGTCCTCGGCGCCTTTGCCTTCACCTTCTCGGTTCCCCTGATCATTCTCGGCAACGGGATCGGGGCCGTGGTGGTGCGGCAGGTGACCGTCGGGAACATCGAAAGGATCAGGCGCTATGTCTTCCTCAAGAACGGAGCGATGTACTCCATACTCTGTCTGGGCCTGGTGATGCTCCTCGACGCCTTCGGGCTGCATATCCCTTCGTACGTCTCGCCGGTCGTCACCTTTGCCGTCGTCGGTTACTTCATGTATAAGTCGGTCAGGCTTGTGAGGTACATGGACATGCGGGAGCACCCCTGA
- a CDS encoding carbon monoxide dehydrogenase → MIEKDGIQRAFDVMRNVVREEEKGLRLLVTGRVGTGRTALVALLAHLFVMQGLEVLAVDADPERRLAASLGHPPGAGIVPPLLHGGAVEEDAGGTGTLLHLRPGLPDTPEHSAVRLGERLTLFEAGSTCPGGMIGEFVRRTQGVVLLDTLAGVEHLGRAVAEGFSRALVMADPSQSALSVALRAAVFARALGIGDIHLVVNRVCGETDLEEVGRAVGPCHLFTTITYLPYDEAVCRAGPAVTSLLGEETPFMAGVRGICRVLTIR, encoded by the coding sequence ATGATCGAGAAGGACGGGATCCAGCGGGCGTTCGATGTCATGAGGAACGTGGTCAGGGAAGAGGAGAAGGGGCTCAGGCTCCTCGTCACCGGCAGGGTGGGCACGGGCAGGACCGCCCTTGTCGCCCTCCTTGCCCATCTCTTTGTCATGCAGGGCCTGGAGGTGCTCGCCGTGGACGCCGATCCGGAGCGGCGTCTTGCCGCGTCCCTGGGGCATCCTCCCGGGGCCGGGATCGTGCCGCCGCTCCTGCATGGAGGTGCAGTGGAGGAGGATGCGGGCGGGACCGGTACGCTCCTGCACCTCCGACCCGGCCTCCCGGATACCCCGGAGCACTCTGCAGTACGGCTCGGCGAGCGTCTCACCCTGTTTGAGGCGGGGAGCACCTGTCCCGGAGGAATGATCGGTGAGTTCGTCCGCCGGACACAGGGGGTGGTCCTCCTCGACACCCTTGCCGGGGTGGAGCACCTCGGGCGGGCGGTGGCGGAGGGGTTTTCCAGGGCGCTTGTGATGGCGGATCCTTCGCAGAGCGCTCTCTCCGTCGCTCTCCGGGCGGCCGTCTTCGCCCGCGCCCTCGGGATCGGAGACATTCACCTGGTCGTGAACCGGGTCTGCGGTGAGACCGACCTGGAGGAGGTGGGGCGTGCCGTCGGCCCCTGCCATCTCTTTACCACGATCACGTACCTGCCGTACGACGAGGCGGTGTGCCGGGCCGGCCCGGCCGTCACCTCCCTCCTCGGAGAGGAGACGCCCTTCATGGCCGGGGTGCGGGGGATATGCCGGGTTCTGACGATCCGATGA